CCCGTCGGGCGCCGGTCGGCAATGTCAGCCGGAGGGTCCGCAAAACAAGCGCCTCAGGGCTGCCGTTCCGCTCCGCGAGCGTCTCCTCCGGCAGGACGAGCGCCTGCCAGCGGGGCGCCCCGTCGCCGGCCGGCAGCAGCGGGAGCAGCAGAGTGAGCACCAGAGCGAGGCGCCGGCCCATCGCCCGGAGGATAGGGGAATCGAGGAAGCGCGGCTATCGGGGGGCGAGCGGGTTAGAAGAGGGAGAGCTGTTTCGGCTCAGGCGGCGGCTCGGGCGCGGCGGTCGCTTTGGCGCGCCGCTCTGCGCGGGCGCGCTCGAGAAGCGCCGGCAGCTTCTGAAAATCCTCGAACAGCGCAGGCCGGAGCGCCTGATTGTGGAGCGCCGCTGCCGGGTGGAAGAACGGCATCACCCAGACCTCGCCGATCTTCGCCGGCTGGCCGTGGATGCGCGAGATACTCGCCTTGAAATAACGCGCCATCGAATGCCGCCCGAGCGTGCAGATGACGAGCGGCGCGAGGACCTGCAGCTGCGCCTCGAGCCAGGGACGACAGGCCGCGATCTCGTTCGGCAGCGGGTCGCGATTGTTCGGCGGCCGGCACTTGACGACGTTCGTGATGTAGACGTCCTCGCGCCGGAGGCCGATCGACTGGAGCAGTTCGGTCAAGAGCTGGCCGGCTTGCCCCACGAAGGGGCGGCCCTGACGGTCTTCGTTGAAGCCGGGCGCTTCGCCGATGAAGAGCACCTCCGCGTTCACCGGGCCTTCCCCCGGAACGACGCGCGTCCGCGCTTCGGCAAGAGGACAGCGGCGGCAGGCTTTCATCTCGGATTCGAGGGCAGCCAGGCGCTCAGCAGCAGTGGTCATGGGTGATCCCCCGAAGAGGACGGCGTGCCCAGCCCGGCCGCGATCGCCTCGACGAGCCGCTGGTCGATGGCGTTTTTGGCGACCCGGATCGCCGCCTTGATGGCGCGGGCGTCGGACCGGCCATGGGCCACGATCGCCAGCCCGCGGACGCCGAGGAGCGGCGCGCCGCCGTACTCAGCGTAGTCGAGCTTCTTGGCGATGCGGCGGAAAGCCGGCCGGAGGAAGCCAGCCGCTACCTTCGTCACGATGCTGGCGGTCAGTTCGTCGCGCAGGATCGCAAAGAGGGTCTCGCTCACGCCTTCGGCCAGCTTGATCACGACGTTGCCGGTAAAGCCGTCGGTCACGATCACGTCGGCGGTGCCGGCCGGAATGTCGCGCCCTTCGACATTGCCGATGAAGTTCAGCCCGGCTTCCTTGAGCAGCGGAAAGGCCTCCTGGACCAGCTGGTTTCCTTTCGTCTCCTCCTCGCCGTTCGAGAGCAGGCCCACCCGCGGTCGGCTGATGCCGAGCACGATTTCGGCATAGAGGCTGCCCATCACGGCGAACTGACGCAGCCAGTCTGGCCGAACGTCGGCGTTCGCGCCGACATCGATCAGCACGACCCGCCCCGTCCGCGTCGGGAAAACGGTGGCAAGTGCCGGCCGATCAACGCCAGGGAGCCGGCCCAGCGTGAGGAGCGCCGCCGCCATCGTCGCGCCGCTGTTCCCCGCCGACACGAAGGCGCCGCCCCGCTCCTTAACGCGCTCGATGCCGACGACGATGGACGAGTCGCGCTTGCTGCGCACGGCCCGCGCTGGATGTTCGTCCATCCCAATCACGCTCGCTGCATCCAGCACAGTGATCCCGTCGGAGGCGCCAGCGAGCTCGCGCTCGATGAGCGCCTGCGGTCCCACAAGCGTCACCGCGACGCCCAGCTCGCGCACCGCAAGCTGGGCGCCTTTGACAATCTCCGACGGCGCATGATCTCCGCCCATCGCGTCGACGACGATCTCCACCGCTCTCCCCCTCGGTCTTTCTCTGCCTAGCGCAGGCGTAACCGCTCAAGGATACCCCGAGACGGACCGACGACCTCGGGAAGAGAAGAGGGACGGCGTGACGAGGGATGAAGGCGGCTGAGTAAGTCGTGAGCGGCTTCGTCGTCGGGTGCGAGGGTGAGGGCGCGGTCGAGCGCCTGGGCCGCCTCCTCTCGCCGACCGAGGTCAAGCAGAGCCGCCGCGAGCGCGGTGAAGCATTCGGCGGTGGCGTGGGGGCTGCGGCACGCCTCGCGAAACTGCTCGACGGCCGCGCCGGTCCGTCCGCAGGCGTGAAGCACGCGTCCGAGCCGGAGGCGGAGCGTCGGGTCGTCGCCTTGGCGCTCAATCGCTCGTAAATACGCCGCCGCAGCCTCGTCGAACCGCTGTGCCGACTCGTATGCCTCGGCAAGCTTAACTTGGAATTCAATCACGGTCGGATTGCGGTCGGCGACAACCCGCCACTCTCGCACGGCAGCATCCACATGGCCCTGGTCGAGAAGGAGGTCGGCGAGAGCAAGCCGCACTTCATCGAGGGTCGGATCGCTCTCGAGGGCGCGGCGATAGGCGCGTTCGGCCTCGTCAAGGCGGCCGGCTTCGGCGGCGAGTACGCCGAGATTCGCGTGCGCTTCGGCGTGGTCGGGCTGGAGGAGCAGCATCCGGCGGTAGACCCGTTCGGCATCGTGCGGCCGCTCGTCGCGATAGTAGGCGACCCCGAGCAGCGCAAGTGCCTCCAGTGAGGACGGGTCGAGCTGGGCAGCTTCGTTTGCCGCGAGGATGGTTTCAACGAGGTCGCCCGCCGCGAGAGAGCGGCGCGCTTGCTCAAGCAGCGCATCGACACGCTGGTCTTTCCGGGGCGCTTGGGATGCCGCGTCGGTCGGCGGTGGAGCAGGCGGGGGGTCGGGCGGCCTCCTCGTCTCCTTCGGGAGGCGGAGGTCGGCGGCGGGCTCGCTGCCGGCGCGCTCTTCGAGGCGGCCGCAGCGGGCGCGCGCCCAGGCGAGGCCAGCCGTGGCTCGCGGATCGGTCGGGTCGAGGGCATGCGCGCGGCCAATCAGGGCGAGCGACTCGACCGGGTCGGCGACGATCGCTCCCAGCCACAGCAGGGCATCTCGCGACTCGCTGTCGAGGGAGAGGGCAAGGCGCAGCACCGCCTCGGCTTCAACGCGCGCGCCGAGCCGCGCGAGGAGCTTTCCGCCATCGACGAGCGCTCGGAGATTCGGGAGGGTCACCGCGCTCGCCCCCGACGCGCGATGACGATCAGGCGCGGACTGTCGCTCTCGAGCGGAGAGAGATCGTAGTCGCCGTACCACCCTTCCGGCGTGAAGCCGCTCAGCCGAAGCAGGAGGTCGACCTCGTTGCGGAAGAAGTAGCGCAGGCGGAGTTCGCCTCCAACCCGCCGGACGGGCTGCTCGGCCGACCAGCGGTCGTAGGTGAGACGGAGCGTCTGGACCTGAGCGATTTCGTCCACTGTTCGCGCGACGAGCTTTTGAACGTAGTCGCTCCCGATCGAACGCGTCCACGCATGGAGAACGAGGCTCTCCTCCCGCACCCACGTTCCCGGGTCGGCTGCGGCGAGGTCGATCACCAGCCTGCCGCGTCGTGTCAGAAGCCGGCGCACCTGGCGGAGCGCGGTGAGCTGCTCCTCGACGGTGAGGAGATGAGCGAACGTGTCGAGCGCAAAGATCGCGAGCCCCACCGGCTCGGCGAAAGGCAGATGCGCAGCATCTCCCGCGAGGTAGCGCACTGTCGGGAGGGCAGCGCTCCGTCGGCGGGCCGCGGCGAGCATGGCAGGAGACGGGTCAACCCCAATCACCGAGAAGCCGCGGCGCGCCAAGGCGTCGGCGACCCGGCCAGTGCCGCAGCCAACCTCGAGCACCGGTCCGCCGGTTCGGCGCGCCAACGCTTCGTAGAGGTCGATATCGTCTTCGAACCCCTCGTGCTCAAGGTCATACATCTCGACGAGGTCGGCGTACGGGTCGGCGCTCATAGCTCGTTCCGCGGCCACAACACGTACTCGGCCAGGATGACGATGCACAGCCCGGTGACAAGCGTCAGCGGGCCGACCAGCCGCATGCTTTGAAGCCCGGCAAGCCCCGCCACGTACAGGCCGGCTGGGATCGCCAAGATGGCGGAGCGGGCGATGCCGAGCGGCTGGTGGCGGGCAAGCGAGATCAACTCGAACGCCGAGGCCACGAGCAGCCACGCCGCCACTGCCAGCACGGTGATGAACAGCACGAGATTGACGTAATCATCAGGCTGGAGCCAGAAGACGATCGCTGTCGCGCCGCTGCCGGCCGCGACCGTCGCAAGCGGCAGCGCGGCGTGCCGAGCGATGTTCTGCCAACTCACCTGCATGGCTGCCAGTATAGCGAGCAAGCGGGCGGGCCGGAAGCAGATGGCAGATCACGGGATCATCGCCTACTATTGAGCAGCCCCCTGGGGACGGGAACATGGCGACGATCACGACCCATACCGGCGATGACGGAACGACCGGCCTGCTCGGTCCGGAGCGTGTCTCCAAGGATGATCCGCGCATCGAAGCGCTCGGCGCCCTCGATGAGGCCCAGTCGGCGCTCGGCTTTGCGCGCGCTTTCGCTCGGCCGGCAGCAGCCGAGCGTCTGCTTGCCATCCAGCGCGCGCTCTATCGGCTGATGGGCGAGCTCTCCACGAGCGGTCAGCCGAATGGCGATCAGATCGCGCGCGAGTATGACTTGTGGACGACCGTCGAGCAGGTCGAAGCGCTGGAGCGCGACATTCTTGCGTGGCGAGAAGCTGCGCCGAGCCAGTTCATCATCCCGGGCGACTCGCCCTTCGACGGCGCCCTGCATCTCGGCCGGGCGCTGGTGCGGCGCGCCGAGCGGCGGGTGGTCACCCTTGACCGGGCGGGGCTGCTCGCCAATCCGCAGTCGCTCCGCTACCTGAACCGTCTTTCAGATTGGCTCTACCTTTTCGCGCAGCAGGAAGCGTCGCGCCCGCCCCTCATCGCTCGGGAGCGTTCTCGGCGCGGAAAGAAGGAGCGAGGCTCCGACCAGCCCGCCTCCTCTGCGGCGAGCCCGACCGACGACCGCCGCTCCTGACCAGTCGGCTGGCGCTTCTCTCTGCCCAGCTGTGCGCGATAGCCCCATTGCCACAAAGAAGCTGCCCCGCGCGGAGATCAGTCGGATGAGGGCGGTCGATCGGCGGCCGCCTTCGAGTGCGCGTGGAAACGGCTCGGCTGGGGGTGCTGGGGGGCCGGGAGCGGTCAGTGGTCCGCGCTTTGCGCCTGCTTCTCTTCGGGTGCCGTCTAGGTCGGCGCGCCTGCGCTTCCGGTAGCCAGGCGGGCGACCGCTCGCGAACGGCGGTCACTGCCGAGCGCGGCGCAGGCGCGCCCCGCCGGAGCCGCTCAGGGGGCGAGGACCCACTCTGCGGGGAGGCGGTAGCGGTGAATGCGCGTTGTCTTGCCGGAGGCATCCAATTCGCGCACGATGCCGACCCGCTGGATGTCCTGATACGTGTTCTGGATCTGGACGATGCGCTTCGCGGTGAGATTGAAGATGACCGCCCCCGCTGCTACCGGCTTCAGACTGGCATCCCGCGTCCGGTCGTCTACCACCCGAAAGACGGGGACCTCATGGTCGCGCAGGAAATCGAGAGCGGCGTGAATGCGGCTGTAATTGCCCGGCAGGTTGTGCTCGTCGAAGACCGCGAGCCCCGCTTCTACATAGCTTCCGATATTCGCCCCATATTGGTCGGCAATGGCGAGCAGCTCGCTCAAAGTCGTCGGGTTGCGCGAGCAGGCGGCGACGAGGGGGATGAGGGCAGCACACGGGCCGATAAAGCTGACCCGGCCGCTCTGGTCGACCACGGTGTACCGCATGACATTCATGCTGCCTTCGATTATAGGCGGACTAGGGCTTGGTCGCCTCGGGGTTGCGCATTCCGCGCCACAAAATTGCTATCCCGAGGGGAAGAACAGGGAAGAGCACCGTGGCGTGGGCGACAAACGCGTAGGCGGTGGCCGTGTCGTCGGGCACGCCGAACGCCAGCAAAGTTTGGGCGGCGAAGAACTCGAAAGGTCCGATCCCTCCTTGCGAGGAAGGGAGCGTGATCGCCAAGTTAGCGGTCGCCGTCACGAGCAGGGCAACGTAGGCAGGCACGGTGATGCCGAAGGCGCCGAACACGAGGAGATAGACCATCGATTCGATGCTCCAAGCAGCGAGCGAGGTCAGCGCAATCGGCCCCAGCAGGTCCGGACGGCGCACGCCGGCGAGGCCGTCCAGGAACAGCTGGATCGCAGTTTCGAGGCGCGCGCCGAGCTGCCGCGGCAATCGCGCTGCCAGCCAATGGACTGCGGTGAGGCTGCGGCGGCCGCCGGCGGCGAGGAGAAGGAGGGCGGCGAGCAGTCCAAGAAAGAGGAGCGCGCCCGCGCGCAGGAGGTATCCGAACCAGTCGGCGAGAGGGGTGAGGAAGGAGACGACGCCGAGAAGAAAGAGG
Above is a genomic segment from Dehalococcoidia bacterium containing:
- a CDS encoding uracil-DNA glycosylase: MTTAAERLAALESEMKACRRCPLAEARTRVVPGEGPVNAEVLFIGEAPGFNEDRQGRPFVGQAGQLLTELLQSIGLRREDVYITNVVKCRPPNNRDPLPNEIAACRPWLEAQLQVLAPLVICTLGRHSMARYFKASISRIHGQPAKIGEVWVMPFFHPAAALHNQALRPALFEDFQKLPALLERARAERRAKATAAPEPPPEPKQLSLF
- the plsX gene encoding phosphate acyltransferase PlsX, with translation MEIVVDAMGGDHAPSEIVKGAQLAVRELGVAVTLVGPQALIERELAGASDGITVLDAASVIGMDEHPARAVRSKRDSSIVVGIERVKERGGAFVSAGNSGATMAAALLTLGRLPGVDRPALATVFPTRTGRVVLIDVGANADVRPDWLRQFAVMGSLYAEIVLGISRPRVGLLSNGEEETKGNQLVQEAFPLLKEAGLNFIGNVEGRDIPAGTADVIVTDGFTGNVVIKLAEGVSETLFAILRDELTASIVTKVAAGFLRPAFRRIAKKLDYAEYGGAPLLGVRGLAIVAHGRSDARAIKAAIRVAKNAIDQRLVEAIAAGLGTPSSSGDHP
- a CDS encoding tetratricopeptide repeat protein, with amino-acid sequence MTLPNLRALVDGGKLLARLGARVEAEAVLRLALSLDSESRDALLWLGAIVADPVESLALIGRAHALDPTDPRATAGLAWARARCGRLEERAGSEPAADLRLPKETRRPPDPPPAPPPTDAASQAPRKDQRVDALLEQARRSLAAGDLVETILAANEAAQLDPSSLEALALLGVAYYRDERPHDAERVYRRMLLLQPDHAEAHANLGVLAAEAGRLDEAERAYRRALESDPTLDEVRLALADLLLDQGHVDAAVREWRVVADRNPTVIEFQVKLAEAYESAQRFDEAAAAYLRAIERQGDDPTLRLRLGRVLHACGRTGAAVEQFREACRSPHATAECFTALAAALLDLGRREEAAQALDRALTLAPDDEAAHDLLSRLHPSSRRPSSLPEVVGPSRGILERLRLR
- a CDS encoding class I SAM-dependent methyltransferase, which produces MSADPYADLVEMYDLEHEGFEDDIDLYEALARRTGGPVLEVGCGTGRVADALARRGFSVIGVDPSPAMLAAARRRSAALPTVRYLAGDAAHLPFAEPVGLAIFALDTFAHLLTVEEQLTALRQVRRLLTRRGRLVIDLAAADPGTWVREESLVLHAWTRSIGSDYVQKLVARTVDEIAQVQTLRLTYDRWSAEQPVRRVGGELRLRYFFRNEVDLLLRLSGFTPEGWYGDYDLSPLESDSPRLIVIARRGRAR
- a CDS encoding cob(I)yrinic acid a,c-diamide adenosyltransferase: MATITTHTGDDGTTGLLGPERVSKDDPRIEALGALDEAQSALGFARAFARPAAAERLLAIQRALYRLMGELSTSGQPNGDQIAREYDLWTTVEQVEALERDILAWREAAPSQFIIPGDSPFDGALHLGRALVRRAERRVVTLDRAGLLANPQSLRYLNRLSDWLYLFAQQEASRPPLIARERSRRGKKERGSDQPASSAASPTDDRRS
- a CDS encoding flippase-like domain-containing protein, with product MASRPASEAQGSVALSEHAFWRHLAQQSSRRALIPLIISIAFLLALFLNPSLNLAQLGEAFAKANYLWLGPAVAVFFVGVWVRAVRWSFLLRPIAVIPPQRLVAVLVLGFAANNVLPARAGELVRAHELHRREGVSRAAVLATIVVERVFDGLTLLFLLGVVSFLTPLADWFGYLLRAGALLFLGLLAALLLLAAGGRRSLTAVHWLAARLPRQLGARLETAIQLFLDGLAGVRRPDLLGPIALTSLAAWSIESMVYLLVFGAFGITVPAYVALLVTATANLAITLPSSQGGIGPFEFFAAQTLLAFGVPDDTATAYAFVAHATVLFPVLPLGIAILWRGMRNPEATKP